In Archocentrus centrarchus isolate MPI-CPG fArcCen1 chromosome 22, fArcCen1, whole genome shotgun sequence, one DNA window encodes the following:
- the tdrd9 gene encoding ATP-dependent RNA helicase TDRD9 isoform X3, with the protein MKKIFTAEQISDWFTSGTTFANIKLTEEVSERKSDEGPSSKDSSPADILEHGSPQNSNSERLQKPEPVARYATPPLLSYEYPNLPIAKNRQELISLIENNSVVIIRGATGSGKTTQLPQYILDYYNKKNASCNIVVTQPRKIGATSIARWVAKQRKCTLGSLVGYQVGLEKMATEHTRLIYMTTGVLLQKLVQAKSLTEYSHIFVDEVHERTAEMDFLLLVLRKLLCSNSRYVKIILMSATINCKQFADYFATPVHGKMNSAYVFEVEGASYAIEDFYLDDLRGLFPYKTESPHPDVPYISAEMYSLAISLIQSLDEMEGKDSSKAEKEGGMTLSERGSVLVFLPGIYEISYMQEALSKLVHKRLQVYPLHSTVTLEEQNGVFLFPVPGYRKVILSTNIAESSVTVPDVKYVIDFCLARHMVCDQDTNYQSLHLTWASKTSCDQRRGRAGRVSKGYCYRLVTKAFWKNKIPDYVIPEMLLAPLSTVLLKVKLLDMGDPRSLLSTALTPPNLSDIVRTVLQLKQMGALSVKSDGRGQNDDGEMTFLGRVLAHLPVDLNLGKMIVLGHVFGCLDECLIIAASHSLKSFFAIPSMQQIAGHRSKVAFAHGTPSDSIAFVNAFKAWHSSKKKGELRYPKDELDWGKENFIQIKRIREVAELYEELKKRVSQFNMHVAEDSQLSDYTSAHKQKFILQLRNLPPYSFLYHKQLQSLFRLCGQVKAISFESSRAYVEFYRTSQDSAVLPEVSLALTLGHQSPSMELSVYPIEQIETCAGNRQITHMKYSRVNVDFQSQSVCPVGVVSSTIDPDKLPPNRLFVVNITEVVEVGHFWGFQADEASLEKQRHLTAEINTHTLHPITVSLYPNLLCLAPYSEFNDQSMYYRAKILHMRGNKVEVFFLDYGNNEIVACSSLRELPSDLLSHPFQAQEFQVTGMRPSAQSIISGNQWSSRARNRFITLVKGHSHIVSLYSILYGVMRVEVLIHSETTKTSVVDVLVEEGHAVKAEESFDSKQNHEALMSLYKDMKEGTYVPNAVSSTWNDRKKEEKEIIDSLLTHFSKQSQSYSRKKVHLHGPTSPNMIKFHSLSSSMLYKTVHIEKYSVNSLALNESPHYKHQRMLVAETVAVNSTGTHILLRNTSIMPDIPGLPALIMMLFTPIMELRTNEERTCYTGALCGLGFNSQKQEAILPEHDLELAFDVKFDVDDITEINALRVAINGLLCEGPNGTLHLRRDKISHLQEDCRDRLIRLFTKSPPREAVAPQFFENLGKWNQVDPSLRMDIVEPGGGNARRALYQLHPVTLLNS; encoded by the exons TCCAGCAGACATTCTTGAGCACGGCAGCCCGCAAAATTCAAACTCTGAGAGGCTGCAAAAACCAGAACCTGTAGCTC GTTATGCTACTCCTCCACTCTTAAGCTATGAGTACCCAAATTTGCCCATAGCCAAAAACAGACAGGAG CTGATTTCCCTCATAGAAAACAACTCTGTAGTGATCATTCGAGGAGCCACAGGCAGTGGCAAGACCACCCAGCTGCCACAGTACATTCTGGACTATTACAATAAGAAAAATGCCTCATGCAACATTGTGGTCACCCAACCACGTAAAATTGGAGCCACCAGTATTGCCCGATGGGTTGCCAAACAGCGCAAGTGCACCCTGGGTAGTCTGGTGGGATATCAG gttGGCCTAGAGAAGATGGCAACTGAGCATACCCGACTAATCTACATGACTACAGGAGTGCTGCTGCAAAAACTGGTTCAGGCCAAGTCCCTCACAGAATACTCCCACATTTTTGTAGATGAG GTTCACGAGCGCACAGCAGAGATGGACTTCCTCCTGCTGGTTTTGAGAAAACTCCTCTGTTCCAACTCTCGCTATGTCAAG ATAATCCTCATGTCAGCCACCATTAACTGTAAACAGTTTGCTGACTACTTTGCCACTCCTGTTCATGGCAAAATGAACTCAGCTTATGTGTTTGAAGTGGAGGGGGCTTCCTATGCCATTGAGGACTTTTACCTGGATGACCTCCGCGGTCTGTTTCCATACAAG ACTGAATCACCTCATCCAGATGTCCCTTACATCTCAGCAGAGATGTACAGTCTTGCCATCAGTCTCATCCAGAGCTTAGACGAAATGGAAGGCAAAGATTCCAG CAAGGCTGAGAAAGAGGGGGGCATGACTTTGTCAGAAAGAGGAAGTGTTTTGGTTTTCCTCCCTGGCATATACGAGATAAGCTACATGCAGGAGGCCTTGAGCAAGCTGGTTCACAAAAG atTGCAGGTTTATCCTCTTCACTCCACAGTGACTCTGGAGGAGCAGAATGGGgtgttcctgtttcctgttcccGGATACAGGAAG GTGATCCTTTCCACCAACATCGCAGAGAGTTCAGTGACTGTTCCAGATGTCAAATATG TTATTGACTTCTGCCTGGCCCGTCACATGGTCTGTGATCAGGATACCAATTACCAGTCTCTACATCTCACCTGGGCATCCAAAACCAGTTGCGACCAACGCAGAG GCAGGGCAGGTCGAGTGTCCAAGGGCTACTGTTACCGGCTTGTCACCAAAGCGTTTTGGAAGAACAAAATCCCAGACTATGTGATACCTGAGATGCTG CTTGCTCCCCTGTCTACCGTCTTGTTGAAGGTGAAGCTGCTGGACATGGGAGATCCCCGCTCCCTCCTCTCCACAGCCCTCACACCTCCCAACCTTTCTGACATAGTTAGGACTGTGCTCCAACTCAAACAG ATGGGTGCGCTGTCTGTgaaaagtgatggcagaggtcaAAATGATGATGGCGAGATGACGTTCCTGGGCCGAGTGCTGGCCCACTTGCCTGTAGACCTGAACCTGGGGAAGATGATTGTTCTGGGCCACGTTTTTGGCTGTCTGGATGAATGTCTCATCATCG CTGCGTCTCACTCTCTGAAGAGCTTCTTTGCAATACCATCTATGCAGCAGATTGCTGGCCACAG GAGCAAGGTGGCTTTTGCCCATGGCACACCAAGTGATTCCATAGCTTTTGTGAATGCCTTCAAG GCATGGCATTCGTCCAAAAAGAAAGGAGAGCTGAGGTATCCAAAG GATGAGCTGGACTGGGGAAAAGAGAACTTCATTCAAATCAAGAGGATCAGAGAG GTTGCAGAGCTGTATGAGGAGCTGAAGAAGCGCGTGTCCCAATTCAACATGCATGTAGCAGAGGACAGTCAACTCTCAGACTACACCAGTGCACACAAGCAGAAATTCATTCTTCAG TTGAGGAACCTTCCACCGTACAGTTTCCTGTATCACAAGCAGCTGCAGTCTCTGTTCCGCCTCTGTGGACAGGTCAAAGCCATTTCCTTTGAGAGCTCCAG AGCGTACGTGGAGTTTTACAGGACATCCCAGGACTCTGCTGTGCTGCCTGAAGTGTCTCTTGCCCTCACGCTGGGACATCAGAGCCCTTCAATGGAGCTGTCAGTCTACCCCATTGAACAGATAGAAACCTGTGCTGGGAACAGACAGATAACTCACATGAAATATTCACG TGTGAACGTTGACTTCCAGAGCCAGTCTGTCTGCCCAGTGGGAGTGGTGAGCAGCACCATCGACCCTGACAAGCTACCCCCCAATCGCTTGTTTGTGGTGAACATCACAGAG gtgGTGGAGGTGGGCCATTTCTGGGGGTTCCAAGCAGATGAAGCCAGCTTGGAAAAGCAGCGCCATCTGACAGCAGAgattaacacacacacgctgcaTCCTATAACTGTGTCGCTCTACCCCAACCTGCTGTGCCTGGCTCCGTACTCTGAGTTCAATGACCAAAGCATGTACTACCGTGCCAAGATCCTACACATGCGTGGCAACAAAGTGGAg GTGTTCTTTTTGGACTATGGCAATAATGAAATTGTTGCCTGCAGCAGCCTCAGGGAGCTCCCGTCTGACCTACTGTCTCACCCTTTCCAG GCTCAGGAGTTCCAGGTCACTGGTATGCGTCCTTCAGCTCAGTCCATCATCTCGGGGAACCAGTGGAGCAGCCGCGCTCGCAACCGCTTCATCACTCTGGTGAAGGGCCATTCTCATATCGTGTCCCTGTACTCCATCCTCTATGGTGTTATGCGCGTGGAGGTGCTCATCCACTCAGAGACAACAAAAACCAGCGTGGTAGACGTGCTGGTGGAGGAAGGACATGCTGTGAAGGCTGAAGAGAGCTTTGACTCCAAG cagAACCACGAGGCACTGATGTCCCTGTACAAGGACATGAAAGAAGGTACCTATGTGCCCAATGCTGTAAGCAGCACCTGGAACGATCgtaagaaagaagagaaggagaTCATTGACAGCCTGCTTACCCACTTTTCCAAGCAATCCCAGTCCTATTCCAGGAAAAAA GTTCATCTGCACGGACCAACCAGTCCTAATATGATAAAGTTCCACAGCTTGAGCAGCAGCATGCTCTACAA GACTGTGCATATAGAGAAGTACAGCGTCAACTCCTTGGCTTTGAATGAAAGCCCTCACTACAAACATCAGAGGATGCTGGTGGCTGAGACTGTGGCAGTCAACTCCACAG GTACACACATTCTGCTGAGAAACACCTCCATCATGCCAGACATCCCTGGACTACCTGCACTTATAATGATGCTCTTCACTCCCATCATGGAGTTGCG cactAATGAAGAGAGAACCTGCTACACTGGGGCACTCTGTGGCTTAGGCTTCAACAGTCAGAAACAGGAAGCCATCCTACCCGAGCATGACCTTGAACTGGCCTTCGACGTCAAGTTTGATGTTGATGACATCACCGAG ATAAATGCCCTGCGAGTGGCTATAAACGGCCTCTTGTGCGAAGGCCCTAATGGTACTCTGCATCTGAGGCGTGACAAGATCAGCCACCTGCAGGAGGACTGTCGGGACCGCCTCATCAG ACTGTTCACAAAGTCTCCGCCAAGGGAAGCTGTTGCTCCCCAGTTCTTTGAAAACCTGGGAAAATGGAACCAG GTGGATCCTTCCCTGAGGATGGACATTGTGGAGCCTGGAGGTGGAAATGCCAGACGTGCTCTGTACCAGCTACATCCTGTAACTCTACTCAACAGCTAA
- the tdrd9 gene encoding ATP-dependent RNA helicase TDRD9 isoform X4 — protein MATEHTRLIYMTTGVLLQKLVQAKSLTEYSHIFVDEVHERTAEMDFLLLVLRKLLCSNSRYVKIILMSATINCKQFADYFATPVHGKMNSAYVFEVEGASYAIEDFYLDDLRGLFPYKTESPHPDVPYISAEMYSLAISLIQSLDEMEGKDSSKAEKEGGMTLSERGSVLVFLPGIYEISYMQEALSKLVHKRLQVYPLHSTVTLEEQNGVFLFPVPGYRKVILSTNIAESSVTVPDVKYVIDFCLARHMVCDQDTNYQSLHLTWASKTSCDQRRGRAGRVSKGYCYRLVTKAFWKNKIPDYVIPEMLLAPLSTVLLKVKLLDMGDPRSLLSTALTPPNLSDIVRTVLQLKQMGALSVKSDGRGQNDDGEMTFLGRVLAHLPVDLNLGKMIVLGHVFGCLDECLIIAASHSLKSFFAIPSMQQIAGHRSKVAFAHGTPSDSIAFVNAFKAWHSSKKKGELRYPKDELDWGKENFIQIKRIREVAELYEELKKRVSQFNMHVAEDSQLSDYTSAHKQKFILQVVFAGAYYPNYFLQGHIDEALASRELSGFNPRTTVMLRNLPPYSFLYHKQLQSLFRLCGQVKAISFESSRAYVEFYRTSQDSAVLPEVSLALTLGHQSPSMELSVYPIEQIETCAGNRQITHMKYSRVNVDFQSQSVCPVGVVSSTIDPDKLPPNRLFVVNITEVVEVGHFWGFQADEASLEKQRHLTAEINTHTLHPITVSLYPNLLCLAPYSEFNDQSMYYRAKILHMRGNKVEVFFLDYGNNEIVACSSLRELPSDLLSHPFQAQEFQVTGMRPSAQSIISGNQWSSRARNRFITLVKGHSHIVSLYSILYGVMRVEVLIHSETTKTSVVDVLVEEGHAVKAEESFDSKQNHEALMSLYKDMKEGTYVPNAVSSTWNDRKKEEKEIIDSLLTHFSKQSQSYSRKKVHLHGPTSPNMIKFHSLSSSMLYKTVHIEKYSVNSLALNESPHYKHQRMLVAETVAVNSTGTHILLRNTSIMPDIPGLPALIMMLFTPIMELRTNEERTCYTGALCGLGFNSQKQEAILPEHDLELAFDVKFDVDDITEINALRVAINGLLCEGPNGTLHLRRDKISHLQEDCRDRLIRLFTKSPPREAVAPQFFENLGKWNQVDPSLRMDIVEPGGGNARRALYQLHPVTLLNS, from the exons ATGGCAACTGAGCATACCCGACTAATCTACATGACTACAGGAGTGCTGCTGCAAAAACTGGTTCAGGCCAAGTCCCTCACAGAATACTCCCACATTTTTGTAGATGAG GTTCACGAGCGCACAGCAGAGATGGACTTCCTCCTGCTGGTTTTGAGAAAACTCCTCTGTTCCAACTCTCGCTATGTCAAG ATAATCCTCATGTCAGCCACCATTAACTGTAAACAGTTTGCTGACTACTTTGCCACTCCTGTTCATGGCAAAATGAACTCAGCTTATGTGTTTGAAGTGGAGGGGGCTTCCTATGCCATTGAGGACTTTTACCTGGATGACCTCCGCGGTCTGTTTCCATACAAG ACTGAATCACCTCATCCAGATGTCCCTTACATCTCAGCAGAGATGTACAGTCTTGCCATCAGTCTCATCCAGAGCTTAGACGAAATGGAAGGCAAAGATTCCAG CAAGGCTGAGAAAGAGGGGGGCATGACTTTGTCAGAAAGAGGAAGTGTTTTGGTTTTCCTCCCTGGCATATACGAGATAAGCTACATGCAGGAGGCCTTGAGCAAGCTGGTTCACAAAAG atTGCAGGTTTATCCTCTTCACTCCACAGTGACTCTGGAGGAGCAGAATGGGgtgttcctgtttcctgttcccGGATACAGGAAG GTGATCCTTTCCACCAACATCGCAGAGAGTTCAGTGACTGTTCCAGATGTCAAATATG TTATTGACTTCTGCCTGGCCCGTCACATGGTCTGTGATCAGGATACCAATTACCAGTCTCTACATCTCACCTGGGCATCCAAAACCAGTTGCGACCAACGCAGAG GCAGGGCAGGTCGAGTGTCCAAGGGCTACTGTTACCGGCTTGTCACCAAAGCGTTTTGGAAGAACAAAATCCCAGACTATGTGATACCTGAGATGCTG CTTGCTCCCCTGTCTACCGTCTTGTTGAAGGTGAAGCTGCTGGACATGGGAGATCCCCGCTCCCTCCTCTCCACAGCCCTCACACCTCCCAACCTTTCTGACATAGTTAGGACTGTGCTCCAACTCAAACAG ATGGGTGCGCTGTCTGTgaaaagtgatggcagaggtcaAAATGATGATGGCGAGATGACGTTCCTGGGCCGAGTGCTGGCCCACTTGCCTGTAGACCTGAACCTGGGGAAGATGATTGTTCTGGGCCACGTTTTTGGCTGTCTGGATGAATGTCTCATCATCG CTGCGTCTCACTCTCTGAAGAGCTTCTTTGCAATACCATCTATGCAGCAGATTGCTGGCCACAG GAGCAAGGTGGCTTTTGCCCATGGCACACCAAGTGATTCCATAGCTTTTGTGAATGCCTTCAAG GCATGGCATTCGTCCAAAAAGAAAGGAGAGCTGAGGTATCCAAAG GATGAGCTGGACTGGGGAAAAGAGAACTTCATTCAAATCAAGAGGATCAGAGAG GTTGCAGAGCTGTATGAGGAGCTGAAGAAGCGCGTGTCCCAATTCAACATGCATGTAGCAGAGGACAGTCAACTCTCAGACTACACCAGTGCACACAAGCAGAAATTCATTCTTCAG GTGGTCTTTGCTGGTGCGTACTATCCAAACTACTTTCTCCAGGGCCATATAGATGAAGCCCTGGCTTCCAGAGAGCTGAGTGGCTTCAACCCCAGAACAACAGTCATG TTGAGGAACCTTCCACCGTACAGTTTCCTGTATCACAAGCAGCTGCAGTCTCTGTTCCGCCTCTGTGGACAGGTCAAAGCCATTTCCTTTGAGAGCTCCAG AGCGTACGTGGAGTTTTACAGGACATCCCAGGACTCTGCTGTGCTGCCTGAAGTGTCTCTTGCCCTCACGCTGGGACATCAGAGCCCTTCAATGGAGCTGTCAGTCTACCCCATTGAACAGATAGAAACCTGTGCTGGGAACAGACAGATAACTCACATGAAATATTCACG TGTGAACGTTGACTTCCAGAGCCAGTCTGTCTGCCCAGTGGGAGTGGTGAGCAGCACCATCGACCCTGACAAGCTACCCCCCAATCGCTTGTTTGTGGTGAACATCACAGAG gtgGTGGAGGTGGGCCATTTCTGGGGGTTCCAAGCAGATGAAGCCAGCTTGGAAAAGCAGCGCCATCTGACAGCAGAgattaacacacacacgctgcaTCCTATAACTGTGTCGCTCTACCCCAACCTGCTGTGCCTGGCTCCGTACTCTGAGTTCAATGACCAAAGCATGTACTACCGTGCCAAGATCCTACACATGCGTGGCAACAAAGTGGAg GTGTTCTTTTTGGACTATGGCAATAATGAAATTGTTGCCTGCAGCAGCCTCAGGGAGCTCCCGTCTGACCTACTGTCTCACCCTTTCCAG GCTCAGGAGTTCCAGGTCACTGGTATGCGTCCTTCAGCTCAGTCCATCATCTCGGGGAACCAGTGGAGCAGCCGCGCTCGCAACCGCTTCATCACTCTGGTGAAGGGCCATTCTCATATCGTGTCCCTGTACTCCATCCTCTATGGTGTTATGCGCGTGGAGGTGCTCATCCACTCAGAGACAACAAAAACCAGCGTGGTAGACGTGCTGGTGGAGGAAGGACATGCTGTGAAGGCTGAAGAGAGCTTTGACTCCAAG cagAACCACGAGGCACTGATGTCCCTGTACAAGGACATGAAAGAAGGTACCTATGTGCCCAATGCTGTAAGCAGCACCTGGAACGATCgtaagaaagaagagaaggagaTCATTGACAGCCTGCTTACCCACTTTTCCAAGCAATCCCAGTCCTATTCCAGGAAAAAA GTTCATCTGCACGGACCAACCAGTCCTAATATGATAAAGTTCCACAGCTTGAGCAGCAGCATGCTCTACAA GACTGTGCATATAGAGAAGTACAGCGTCAACTCCTTGGCTTTGAATGAAAGCCCTCACTACAAACATCAGAGGATGCTGGTGGCTGAGACTGTGGCAGTCAACTCCACAG GTACACACATTCTGCTGAGAAACACCTCCATCATGCCAGACATCCCTGGACTACCTGCACTTATAATGATGCTCTTCACTCCCATCATGGAGTTGCG cactAATGAAGAGAGAACCTGCTACACTGGGGCACTCTGTGGCTTAGGCTTCAACAGTCAGAAACAGGAAGCCATCCTACCCGAGCATGACCTTGAACTGGCCTTCGACGTCAAGTTTGATGTTGATGACATCACCGAG ATAAATGCCCTGCGAGTGGCTATAAACGGCCTCTTGTGCGAAGGCCCTAATGGTACTCTGCATCTGAGGCGTGACAAGATCAGCCACCTGCAGGAGGACTGTCGGGACCGCCTCATCAG ACTGTTCACAAAGTCTCCGCCAAGGGAAGCTGTTGCTCCCCAGTTCTTTGAAAACCTGGGAAAATGGAACCAG GTGGATCCTTCCCTGAGGATGGACATTGTGGAGCCTGGAGGTGGAAATGCCAGACGTGCTCTGTACCAGCTACATCCTGTAACTCTACTCAACAGCTAA